The following proteins come from a genomic window of Mariniflexile sp. TRM1-10:
- the porQ gene encoding type IX secretion system protein PorQ, whose protein sequence is MLKKIITPFCLLFSVLAYAQVGGESTYQFLNLVSSPRQAALGGKVLTIVDYDVTQGLYNPATINVDMDNQLALNYTSYLGGIGYGTASYAYTVDRRTRTFHAGITYINYGSFDGYDEEGNSTGTFTGNETALSFGYATQLGYSDFYLGANAKLITSKLEQYSSFGAAVDFGLLYINEAIDFHAALAVRNFGTQITTYAGLKEKLPFEVDFGMSQSLENVPIRWHITLENLQEWPIARPNPARSTSDLSGNQTDEKIGFLGQVMRHSIFGVEVFPERGFNIRLGYNFRRAEELRILEQRNFSGLSAGFSIKMNKMRFSYTHAKYTSAANANFFGLQIDLQ, encoded by the coding sequence ATGCTAAAAAAAATTATCACGCCTTTTTGTTTGCTTTTTAGTGTCTTAGCCTATGCTCAGGTTGGGGGGGAATCTACCTACCAATTTCTGAATTTGGTGTCGTCACCACGTCAAGCAGCTTTAGGAGGAAAAGTGCTTACCATTGTAGATTACGATGTAACGCAAGGACTTTATAATCCAGCAACTATAAATGTTGATATGGATAATCAATTGGCATTAAACTACACCAGTTATTTAGGAGGTATTGGTTATGGTACGGCATCTTATGCTTATACGGTTGACAGACGCACGCGAACATTTCACGCAGGAATTACTTATATTAACTACGGAAGTTTTGATGGTTATGATGAAGAAGGAAATTCAACAGGTACGTTTACTGGAAACGAAACGGCCTTGTCTTTTGGTTATGCCACGCAATTAGGGTATTCCGATTTTTATTTAGGGGCGAATGCAAAACTTATTACATCTAAACTGGAACAATACAGCTCTTTTGGAGCAGCGGTAGATTTTGGGTTGTTATACATCAATGAAGCTATAGATTTTCATGCAGCCTTAGCCGTTAGAAATTTCGGAACTCAAATCACAACATATGCGGGCCTTAAAGAAAAACTGCCTTTTGAGGTCGATTTTGGGATGTCGCAAAGTTTAGAAAACGTACCCATTCGTTGGCATATTACTTTGGAAAATTTACAAGAATGGCCTATAGCAAGACCAAACCCCGCAAGAAGTACCAGTGATTTAAGCGGTAACCAAACCGATGAGAAAATCGGGTTTTTGGGACAGGTAATGCGGCACAGCATTTTTGGAGTAGAAGTTTTTCCTGAAAGGGGATTCAATATTCGTTTAGGCTATAACTTCCGAAGAGCCGAAGAATTACGAATTTTAGAACAGCGAAATTTTTCAGGATTATCGGCAGGTTTTTCAATAAAAATGAATAAAATGCGCTTTAGTTATACACATGCCAAATATACAAGTGCTGCTAATGCGAACTTTTTTGGGCTACAGATAGATTTACAATAA
- a CDS encoding lysophospholipid acyltransferase family protein, translating to MQLLAYILIYPLLWIISILPFRLLYLVSDGLYILLYYIIGYRKKVVYNNLKLVFPEKPEKELTQIQKKFYKHLCDMFLEMAKTMTISEKELKKRFHIINPEEFQRLEHLNKSIILIFGHYASWEWSIVLQNYINFKGLAVYKKLANRYFDKLIRDIRSKFNTDLISTKETIQVINENETKGIKSIIGFLSDQSPRLSKDVYWGEFMGIETPCFTGAERLAKKLNLTIAYLKVSKVKRGHYEAEIKTLTETPNAYKDYELTDMFLREVEKQIHEAPEYYFWTHKRWKHRKKTNSIF from the coding sequence ATGCAACTTTTAGCATATATTCTTATTTATCCACTTCTATGGATAATTTCCATACTTCCGTTTAGATTGCTATACTTGGTTTCCGATGGTTTATATATATTGCTTTATTATATCATTGGTTATCGCAAAAAGGTAGTTTACAACAATTTAAAACTTGTTTTTCCTGAAAAACCTGAAAAGGAACTAACGCAAATACAAAAAAAATTCTACAAACATTTATGTGATATGTTTTTGGAAATGGCTAAAACCATGACCATTTCTGAAAAAGAATTGAAAAAGCGTTTTCACATTATTAATCCAGAGGAGTTTCAACGTTTAGAACATTTAAACAAAAGTATTATTTTGATTTTTGGACATTACGCCAGTTGGGAATGGTCTATTGTTTTACAAAACTATATCAATTTTAAAGGATTGGCTGTTTATAAAAAATTGGCAAATAGATATTTTGATAAGTTGATTAGAGACATTCGGTCTAAATTCAATACCGACTTAATTAGCACTAAAGAAACCATTCAAGTCATAAATGAAAATGAAACCAAAGGCATTAAAAGCATTATTGGTTTTTTAAGTGACCAATCGCCACGACTCTCAAAAGATGTGTATTGGGGTGAGTTTATGGGTATAGAGACCCCATGTTTTACAGGAGCTGAACGATTAGCTAAAAAACTAAATTTAACCATTGCGTATTTAAAAGTAAGCAAAGTAAAACGGGGGCATTATGAAGCTGAGATTAAGACACTAACCGAAACACCTAATGCTTACAAAGATTACGAATTAACCGATATGTTTCTGCGTGAAGTTGAAAAGCAAATTCATGAAGCACCAGAATACTATTTCTGGACGCATAAACGCTGGAAGCATAGGAAGAAAACGAATAGTATCTTTTAA
- the lon gene encoding endopeptidase La: MKKSNFISLDSLSLQDFDENSELIPLMTPEDEAEINNEKLPETLPILSLRNTVLFPGVVIPITAGRDKSIRLINDANKGNKVIGVVAQKDESVENPTAKEIHEIGTVAKILRVLKMPDGNVTVIIQGKKRFKVAEVLTEDPYMNATVREIPEARPAKKNKEFLAIIESIKDLALNIIKESPNIPSEASFAIKNIESDSFLINFVSSNMNLTVAEKQALLEIDDLKKRALATLRFMSVEFQKLELKNDIQSKVQMDMSQQQREYFLHQQMKTIQEELGGVNHEEEIDEMRLRADEKIWDEKVEKHFEKELAKMQRMNPQVAEYSIQRNYLELFLDLPWNEYSKDKFDLKRAMRILDRDHFGLEDVKRRIIEYLAVLKLRNDMKSPILCLYGPPGVGKTSLGKSIAEALGREYVRISLGGLRDEAEIRGHRKTYIGAMPGRIIQSLKKAGTSNPVFVLDEIDKLSNSNQGDPSSAMLEVLDPEQNSEFYDNFLEMGYDLSKVMFIATSNSLSTIQPALRDRMEIINVTGYTIEEKVEIGKRHLLPKQLKEHGLTDAHLKIGKAQLEKIVEGYTRESGVRGLEKQIAKMVRHAAKNIAMEEDYNIKVTDEDVIEVLGSPKLERDKYENNNVAGVVTGLAWTSVGGDILFIESILSKGKGTLSITGNLGTVMKESATIAMEYIKSNADEFGIDSEVFEKYNVHIHVPEGATPKDGPSAGVTMLTSLVSLFTQRKVKKSLAMTGEITLRGKVLPVGGIKEKILAAKRARIKEILLCEENRRDIEEIKPDYLKGLTFHYITDMSDVIKIALTNQKVVNAKTL; the protein is encoded by the coding sequence ATGAAAAAATCTAATTTTATATCACTAGACAGTTTGTCATTACAGGATTTTGATGAGAATTCAGAATTAATCCCGTTAATGACACCTGAAGATGAAGCAGAAATAAATAATGAAAAACTACCTGAAACACTACCAATTCTGTCTTTGCGGAATACAGTATTATTTCCGGGTGTGGTTATTCCTATTACAGCGGGTCGCGATAAATCCATTCGCCTAATAAACGATGCCAATAAAGGTAATAAAGTGATTGGCGTGGTGGCACAAAAAGACGAATCGGTCGAAAACCCTACGGCAAAAGAAATTCACGAAATTGGTACTGTTGCTAAAATTTTACGTGTTTTAAAAATGCCCGATGGTAATGTTACTGTTATCATTCAAGGAAAAAAACGTTTTAAAGTCGCCGAGGTTCTTACGGAAGACCCGTATATGAACGCAACTGTTAGGGAAATTCCAGAAGCAAGACCTGCTAAAAAGAATAAGGAGTTTTTGGCTATTATTGAGTCGATTAAAGATTTGGCACTTAACATCATTAAGGAAAGTCCAAACATTCCAAGCGAAGCATCTTTTGCCATTAAAAATATTGAAAGCGATTCATTTTTAATCAATTTTGTGTCGTCAAACATGAATCTAACAGTTGCCGAAAAACAAGCACTTTTAGAAATTGATGACCTAAAAAAACGTGCGCTTGCAACACTTAGGTTTATGAGTGTTGAGTTTCAGAAATTGGAACTTAAAAACGATATCCAATCTAAAGTGCAGATGGATATGAGTCAGCAACAACGTGAATATTTCCTGCATCAACAAATGAAAACCATTCAAGAGGAGTTGGGTGGTGTCAATCATGAAGAAGAGATTGATGAAATGCGTCTGCGTGCCGATGAAAAAATTTGGGACGAAAAAGTAGAAAAGCATTTTGAAAAAGAACTTGCCAAAATGCAACGCATGAATCCGCAAGTGGCTGAATATTCCATACAACGTAATTATCTAGAATTGTTTTTAGATTTACCTTGGAACGAGTATAGTAAAGATAAATTCGATTTAAAGCGTGCTATGAGGATTCTAGACCGCGACCATTTTGGTTTAGAAGATGTAAAACGTCGTATTATTGAATATCTAGCGGTTTTAAAATTACGTAATGATATGAAATCGCCTATTTTATGTTTGTACGGGCCTCCAGGTGTTGGTAAAACATCTTTAGGAAAATCGATAGCCGAAGCTTTAGGTAGAGAATATGTGCGTATTTCGTTAGGCGGTTTACGTGATGAAGCCGAAATACGCGGACATAGAAAAACCTATATTGGAGCGATGCCTGGGCGTATTATTCAAAGTTTAAAAAAAGCTGGCACGTCAAATCCTGTATTTGTTTTAGATGAAATTGATAAGCTTTCAAATTCGAATCAAGGTGATCCGTCATCTGCCATGTTGGAAGTATTGGATCCAGAACAAAACAGCGAATTCTACGATAACTTTTTAGAAATGGGTTACGACCTTTCTAAAGTCATGTTTATTGCAACTTCAAATAGCTTGTCAACCATTCAGCCAGCATTGAGGGACCGTATGGAAATCATTAATGTAACAGGCTATACTATTGAAGAAAAGGTAGAAATTGGCAAACGTCATTTACTTCCAAAACAACTAAAAGAACATGGTTTAACCGATGCGCATCTTAAAATAGGGAAAGCCCAACTTGAAAAAATTGTAGAGGGCTATACACGTGAATCTGGCGTTCGTGGATTGGAAAAGCAAATCGCAAAAATGGTCCGTCATGCAGCCAAAAATATTGCGATGGAAGAGGATTACAACATAAAAGTAACCGACGAAGATGTTATTGAGGTATTAGGCAGTCCAAAATTAGAACGAGATAAATATGAAAATAATAACGTTGCTGGTGTTGTTACCGGGTTGGCTTGGACAAGCGTTGGTGGTGATATCTTATTTATAGAGTCTATTTTGTCAAAAGGAAAAGGCACATTAAGCATTACGGGTAATTTAGGTACAGTAATGAAAGAATCTGCAACCATAGCTATGGAATATATTAAATCGAATGCCGATGAATTTGGAATTGATTCGGAGGTTTTCGAAAAGTACAATGTGCATATTCATGTTCCAGAAGGTGCCACCCCTAAAGATGGTCCAAGTGCTGGTGTTACCATGCTAACCTCATTAGTGTCTTTATTCACCCAAAGAAAAGTAAAGAAAAGTTTAGCCATGACAGGTGAAATTACACTTCGTGGAAAAGTACTTCCTGTTGGTGGGATAAAAGAAAAAATTCTAGCTGCAAAACGCGCAAGAATTAAAGAAATTTTACTTTGTGAAGAAAACCGTCGCGATATTGAAGAAATAAAGCCAGATTACCTAAAAGGATTAACGTTTCATTATATAACCGATATGAGCGATGTTATTAAAATAGCACTTACAAATCAAAAGGTTGTTAACGCAAAAACGTTATAG
- a CDS encoding rhomboid family intramembrane serine protease: MSNLDLVTIIIIAANIIISYKGFGDYAFFERYKFNVGGVQRGEKIRMFSSGFLHIDTQHLLFNMLTLYFFAGTVIDYVAPIGFIIIYIVSLVAGSLLSLYFHKNEYHYSAVGASGAVTGILYAAILLQPGMKLIFFFIPIPIPAYLFGIGYLLYSIYGMKTRIGNIGHDAHFGGAIGGFVTALILAPYLFQTNLLMIGLLAIPIVLLFVLKKMGKM; encoded by the coding sequence ATGAGCAATTTGGATTTAGTGACTATCATTATCATAGCAGCAAATATTATTATATCTTATAAAGGCTTTGGGGATTATGCGTTCTTTGAAAGGTATAAATTTAATGTAGGTGGCGTGCAAAGAGGCGAAAAAATACGCATGTTCAGTAGTGGATTTTTACATATAGATACCCAGCATTTATTGTTTAACATGCTAACATTATACTTTTTCGCAGGTACAGTCATTGATTATGTTGCCCCCATTGGTTTTATCATTATATATATTGTAAGTCTTGTTGCAGGAAGTTTGCTGTCATTATATTTTCATAAAAACGAGTACCACTACAGTGCCGTTGGTGCAAGTGGTGCTGTAACAGGTATTTTATACGCCGCTATATTATTACAACCCGGTATGAAGCTTATATTTTTTTTCATACCAATTCCCATTCCTGCATATTTATTTGGTATCGGGTATTTGCTGTATTCTATTTACGGGATGAAAACCCGAATAGGCAACATTGGTCATGACGCCCATTTTGGTGGTGCTATAGGTGGTTTTGTGACAGCACTTATTTTAGCGCCTTATTTATTCCAAACCAATTTGCTTATGATTGGGTTGTTGGCAATCCCTATTGTATTGTTGTTTGTTTTGAAGAAAATGGGGAAGATGTAG
- a CDS encoding DUF4256 domain-containing protein — protein sequence MKIKMELLPEQQEELLKVLKARFDKNSKRHKDIKWTDVQTKLEANSEKLWSLNEMETTGGEPDVVGYDTSANEFIFYDCSTESPAGRRSVCFDPEALESRKQHKPKDSAIGMAAMMGVELLTESQYRELQKLGDFDKKTSSWIQTPAEIRKLGGALFADFRYNNVFIYHNGAESYYAARGFRSSLRV from the coding sequence ATGAAAATTAAAATGGAATTGTTACCTGAACAACAAGAGGAACTACTTAAAGTATTAAAGGCTAGGTTTGATAAAAACAGTAAACGACATAAAGACATTAAGTGGACAGATGTACAAACAAAGTTAGAAGCTAATTCGGAAAAACTATGGTCGCTTAATGAAATGGAAACAACTGGAGGCGAACCAGATGTTGTTGGTTATGATACAAGTGCAAATGAGTTCATATTTTACGATTGTTCTACAGAAAGCCCAGCGGGCAGAAGAAGTGTATGTTTTGATCCAGAAGCTTTAGAATCTCGAAAGCAACATAAACCCAAAGATAGTGCGATTGGTATGGCCGCTATGATGGGAGTTGAACTTTTAACGGAGTCACAATACAGAGAATTACAAAAACTAGGGGATTTTGACAAGAAAACCTCTAGTTGGATACAAACACCAGCTGAAATTAGAAAACTAGGAGGCGCTCTTTTTGCCGATTTTCGTTACAATAATGTATTTATTTATCACAATGGAGCAGAATCGTATTATGCAGCCAGAGGATTTCGTAGTTCGTTAAGAGTATAA
- a CDS encoding acyl carrier protein phosphodiesterase → MNYLAHIYLSGDNDLVTIGNFIADGIKGKSYKEYPKEIQIGILLHRNIDAFTDAHEVVRQSTKRLHEKYGHYSGIIVDILYDHFLAKNWSNYCDVPLNSYVEHFYDLLETHYELLPLRIQKMMPYMMTDNWLVNYASIDGISKALEGMNRRTKNRSGMNEAVTELELFYSDFETEFSTFFEELIRYSKIKLEEHSINLK, encoded by the coding sequence ATGAATTATTTAGCACATATTTACCTTTCTGGAGATAACGATTTGGTTACCATAGGGAATTTTATTGCCGATGGCATCAAAGGTAAATCATATAAAGAATACCCTAAAGAGATCCAAATAGGCATTTTGCTTCATAGAAATATTGATGCGTTTACCGATGCACACGAGGTTGTTAGACAAAGCACGAAGCGTTTACACGAAAAATACGGGCATTATTCTGGTATCATTGTCGATATTCTTTATGACCATTTTTTAGCTAAAAACTGGAGCAACTATTGCGATGTGCCTTTAAATAGTTATGTTGAACATTTTTATGATTTATTGGAGACCCACTACGAATTATTGCCGTTAAGAATTCAAAAAATGATGCCTTATATGATGACCGACAATTGGCTAGTAAATTATGCGTCTATTGATGGCATTTCAAAAGCTTTAGAAGGCATGAACAGGCGCACTAAAAACCGTTCTGGCATGAATGAAGCTGTAACCGAGTTGGAGCTGTTTTATTCTGATTTTGAAACCGAATTTTCTACTTTCTTTGAGGAACTTATTCGCTATTCTAAAATAAAACTTGAAGAGCATTCTATCAATTTAAAATAA
- the cmk gene encoding (d)CMP kinase has product MKKITIAIDGFSSTGKSTVAKRIAKHLGYVYVDSGAMYRAVTYYAMQHGFIDSNHFNIEGLVANLKAITISFKFNNTLGFAEVYLNGVNIENDIRTLEVSSFVSKVAEISEVRQKLVEQQQQLGKDGGVVMDGRDIGTVVFPDAELKLFLTASAKNRAKRRFDELIKRGDRVLYDEVLKNVEERDYIDSHRKDSPLVKAEDAIEIDNSNMSKEEQFHIVLELVDKRINSI; this is encoded by the coding sequence ATGAAAAAAATAACCATAGCCATAGATGGATTTTCATCAACAGGAAAAAGTACGGTTGCAAAACGGATTGCAAAACATTTGGGATATGTATATGTAGATTCTGGAGCGATGTATAGAGCAGTTACCTATTATGCTATGCAGCATGGTTTTATAGATAGTAATCATTTCAATATTGAAGGTTTAGTGGCTAATTTAAAAGCTATTACAATTAGTTTTAAGTTTAACAATACGCTTGGTTTTGCCGAAGTATATTTAAATGGTGTTAATATTGAAAATGATATCCGCACTTTAGAAGTCTCAAGTTTTGTTAGTAAAGTTGCCGAAATATCCGAAGTACGCCAGAAACTTGTAGAACAACAACAGCAATTGGGAAAAGATGGTGGCGTCGTTATGGACGGTCGCGATATCGGTACCGTTGTATTTCCCGATGCCGAACTTAAATTATTTTTAACGGCAAGTGCTAAAAATAGGGCAAAAAGACGTTTTGATGAACTCATTAAAAGAGGTGATAGGGTCTTGTATGACGAGGTGTTAAAAAATGTTGAAGAGCGTGATTATATAGATTCACACAGAAAAGATTCTCCGTTGGTTAAAGCTGAAGATGCTATAGAAATCGATAATTCCAATATGTCGAAAGAAGAACAATTCCATATTGTTTTAGAATTAGTAGATAAAAGGATTAATAGTATTTAG
- a CDS encoding DUF3124 domain-containing protein encodes MKRLLLVFITVIFILSCKNKKVEHSPHRENWGKRTVDKMLLDSLINGKTYLSVYSQIYSQTEHRVHNLTATVSIRNINTNDTIYIGKATYYNTHGEAIRTYFDKPIYVAPMETVEIVIDEFDEEGGTGANFLFNWHIKPNSNAPYFESVMISTSGQQGISFTTQGKNIH; translated from the coding sequence ATGAAAAGGCTATTATTGGTATTTATTACAGTTATATTTATTCTGTCATGCAAAAACAAGAAGGTTGAACATTCTCCCCATCGTGAAAATTGGGGAAAAAGAACGGTTGACAAAATGCTGCTTGATTCTTTAATAAATGGGAAAACCTATTTATCTGTTTATTCGCAAATTTACAGTCAAACCGAACATCGCGTACATAATTTAACGGCAACAGTAAGTATTAGAAATATAAATACAAACGATACTATTTATATAGGTAAAGCAACGTATTATAATACTCATGGTGAAGCTATAAGAACTTATTTTGATAAGCCAATATATGTAGCACCTATGGAAACCGTAGAAATTGTCATTGATGAATTTGATGAAGAAGGTGGTACAGGCGCTAATTTTTTATTTAATTGGCACATAAAACCAAATTCAAACGCTCCTTATTTTGAGAGTGTGATGATTTCTACATCTGGTCAGCAGGGTATTTCATTTACAACTCAAGGGAAAAATATACATTAA
- the glmM gene encoding phosphoglucosamine mutase, producing the protein MTLIKSISGIRGTIGGNVGDNLTPIDAVKFAAAYGVWLKQQRDKDNHKVVVGRDARISGAMIQNLVMNTLVGLGIDVVDLGLSTTPTVEMAVPMEHADGGIILTASHNPKQWNALKLLNAKGEFLDDVEGAKILEIAESDTMRFADVDSLGKITKNKAYIDLHIIEVLDLPLVTVPAIEEARFKVVVDGVNSTGGIAVPLLLERLGVEVVKLYCEPNGQFPHNPEPLKEHLTDLSEAVRKHHADFGIVVDPDVDRLAFMDENGEMFGEEYTLVACADYVLSKTPGNTVSNMSSTRALRDVTEKHGGTYEASAVGEVNVVKLMKKNKVVIGGEGNGGIIYPESHYGRDALVGIALFLSLLAEKGISVSKLRNTYPNYFMSKKKIELTPGLDVDGILKTIENRYQNEQLTTIDGVKIDFPESWVHLRKSNTEPIIRIYTEAKSQQEADTLADKFIEEIGAIAKLK; encoded by the coding sequence ATGACACTTATAAAATCAATTTCAGGAATTAGAGGAACTATTGGCGGAAACGTTGGCGATAATTTAACACCAATAGATGCCGTAAAATTTGCAGCAGCTTACGGGGTTTGGTTAAAACAACAACGTGATAAAGATAATCACAAAGTAGTTGTTGGTAGAGATGCGCGCATTTCGGGAGCCATGATTCAAAATTTGGTAATGAATACGCTGGTTGGTTTAGGTATCGATGTGGTCGATTTAGGCTTGTCCACAACCCCAACAGTTGAAATGGCTGTACCTATGGAGCATGCTGATGGCGGCATTATTTTAACGGCAAGCCATAACCCAAAACAATGGAATGCCTTAAAATTGTTAAATGCAAAAGGGGAGTTTCTTGATGATGTCGAAGGCGCCAAAATTTTAGAAATAGCAGAAAGTGACACGATGCGTTTTGCAGACGTTGATAGTTTGGGTAAAATCACAAAAAACAAAGCTTATATCGATTTACACATTATTGAGGTTTTAGATTTACCACTGGTAACGGTGCCTGCCATTGAAGAAGCCCGATTTAAAGTCGTGGTAGATGGTGTGAATTCTACCGGAGGTATTGCTGTCCCATTACTTTTAGAACGTTTAGGTGTAGAGGTGGTTAAATTGTATTGTGAACCAAACGGACAGTTTCCGCACAATCCAGAACCATTAAAGGAACATTTAACCGATTTATCTGAAGCCGTAAGAAAACATCATGCTGATTTTGGCATTGTAGTCGATCCAGATGTAGATAGGTTAGCGTTTATGGACGAAAATGGTGAGATGTTTGGAGAAGAATACACTTTAGTTGCTTGTGCCGATTATGTGTTGAGCAAAACTCCTGGAAATACGGTAAGCAATATGAGTTCTACCAGGGCATTGCGCGATGTGACCGAAAAACATGGCGGTACTTATGAAGCTAGCGCCGTAGGTGAGGTGAATGTGGTAAAATTAATGAAGAAAAATAAGGTTGTTATTGGTGGTGAAGGTAATGGAGGTATTATATATCCAGAATCGCATTATGGTCGTGATGCTTTAGTTGGAATCGCATTATTTTTAAGTTTATTGGCTGAAAAAGGTATTTCGGTAAGTAAACTTAGAAATACCTATCCAAACTACTTTATGAGTAAAAAGAAAATAGAATTAACACCTGGTTTGGATGTTGATGGCATTTTAAAAACGATAGAAAACCGTTACCAAAACGAACAATTAACCACTATTGATGGGGTTAAAATAGATTTCCCTGAAAGTTGGGTACATTTGCGTAAAAGCAATACAGAGCCTATTATAAGAATTTACACGGAAGCTAAATCACAACAAGAAGCGGATACCTTAGCAGATAAGTTTATTGAAGAAATTGGTGCGATTGCAAAGTTGAAGTAA
- the rpsA gene encoding 30S ribosomal protein S1, translated as MAEKANQVDVEATNAPIVETPNVEAPVVSEAKANPEKFLKDFNWHNYQEGIDEVDEKQLQEFEKLVAENFVDTLNDEVVEGTVVHISDRDAIIDINAKSEGVISLNEFRYNPNLAVGDKVEVLIDVREDATGQLVLSHRKARVIKAWDRVIKANETGEIVNGFVKCRTKGGMIVDVFGIEAFLPGSQIDVKPIRDYDQYVNKTMEFKVVKINHEFKNVVVSHKALIEADIEVQKKEIIGQLEKGQVLEGIVKNITSYGVFIDLGGVDGLIHITDLSWSRINHPNEIVELDQKLNVVILDFDENKSRIQLGLKQLSKHPWEALADTVAVGDKVKGKVVVIADYGAFIEVADGVEGLIHVSEMSWSTHLRSAQDFVSVGDEVEAVILTLDREDRKMSLGIKQLTSDPWTDITSKYPLGSKHTGIVRNFTNFGVFVELEEGIDGLIYISDLSWTKKIKHPSEFCTAGDKLEVIVLELDVEGRKLSLGHKQTTVNPWDAYETDFALETVHTGEISEIVDKGATVEFNEDIVAFIPTRHLEKEDGSKLKKGDSAEFKIIEFNKEFKRVVASHTAIFKAEEIANVKAAAKKIEAQAAEAKPTLGDANEALQALKDKMDGKPAKSKAKK; from the coding sequence ATGGCTGAAAAAGCAAATCAAGTTGATGTTGAAGCAACTAACGCTCCAATAGTAGAGACTCCAAATGTAGAAGCTCCAGTAGTATCTGAAGCTAAAGCAAACCCTGAAAAATTCTTAAAAGACTTTAACTGGCACAATTACCAAGAAGGTATTGATGAAGTTGATGAAAAGCAATTACAAGAATTTGAAAAATTAGTAGCAGAGAATTTCGTTGACACACTTAACGATGAAGTTGTTGAAGGTACAGTAGTACACATTTCTGATAGAGATGCTATTATTGATATCAATGCAAAATCTGAAGGTGTTATCTCTTTAAACGAATTCCGTTACAATCCTAACTTAGCAGTTGGTGACAAAGTAGAAGTATTAATTGATGTACGTGAAGATGCAACAGGGCAATTAGTATTATCTCACAGAAAAGCTCGTGTAATTAAAGCATGGGACCGAGTTATTAAAGCTAACGAAACTGGTGAAATCGTTAATGGTTTTGTTAAATGTAGAACTAAAGGTGGTATGATTGTGGATGTATTCGGTATCGAAGCATTCTTACCAGGTTCTCAAATTGACGTGAAACCAATTAGGGATTACGATCAGTACGTAAATAAAACTATGGAATTCAAAGTTGTTAAAATCAACCACGAATTTAAAAACGTAGTAGTATCTCATAAAGCGCTTATTGAAGCTGATATTGAAGTACAGAAAAAAGAAATTATTGGTCAATTAGAAAAAGGTCAAGTATTAGAAGGTATTGTTAAAAACATTACTTCTTACGGTGTATTCATCGATCTTGGTGGTGTAGATGGTCTAATCCACATTACCGATTTATCTTGGTCTAGAATCAACCATCCTAACGAGATTGTTGAATTAGATCAAAAACTTAACGTGGTTATCCTTGATTTTGATGAAAACAAATCAAGAATCCAATTAGGTTTAAAACAATTAAGCAAACACCCATGGGAAGCTCTTGCAGATACTGTAGCTGTTGGTGATAAAGTAAAAGGTAAAGTAGTTGTTATTGCAGATTACGGTGCGTTTATTGAAGTTGCTGATGGTGTTGAAGGATTAATTCACGTTTCTGAAATGTCATGGTCTACACACTTACGTTCTGCTCAAGATTTCGTTTCTGTAGGCGACGAAGTGGAAGCAGTTATCTTAACTTTAGATAGAGAAGATCGTAAAATGTCCTTAGGTATCAAACAATTAACGTCTGATCCTTGGACTGACATTACTTCTAAATATCCATTAGGTTCTAAACACACAGGAATCGTTCGTAACTTTACAAACTTTGGCGTTTTTGTTGAATTAGAAGAAGGTATTGATGGGTTAATTTACATCTCAGATTTATCTTGGACTAAGAAAATCAAACACCCATCTGAGTTTTGTACAGCTGGTGATAAATTAGAAGTTATCGTATTGGAATTGGATGTTGAAGGACGTAAATTATCTTTAGGTCACAAACAAACAACTGTAAATCCTTGGGATGCTTACGAAACTGACTTTGCTTTAGAAACTGTTCACACAGGTGAAATATCTGAGATAGTTGATAAAGGAGCTACTGTAGAATTTAACGAAGATATCGTAGCATTTATTCCAACACGTCACCTTGAAAAAGAAGATGGAAGCAAACTTAAAAAAGGCGATTCTGCCGAATTTAAGATTATTGAGTTCAATAAAGAGTTTAAACGCGTAGTTGCATCACATACTGCTATTTTTAAAGCAGAAGAAATTGCAAACGTAAAAGCTGCTGCTAAGAAAATAGAAGCACAAGCTGCTGAAGCAAAACCAACTTTAGGTGATGCCAACGAAGCTTTACAAGCTCTTAAAGATAAAATGGACGGTAAACCAGCAAAAAGTAAAGCAAAAAAATAA